From the Rhodoferax sp. WC2427 genome, one window contains:
- the infC gene encoding translation initiation factor IF-3, translated as MAPEVRLSGPENEPLGIVSLMEALRLAGEYDVDLVEIVATANPPVCRLMDYGKFKYQEQKKAADAKSKQTVIEIKEIKFRPGTDDGDYNIKMRNIKRFLADGDKCKITLRFRGREITHQEIGMALLQRIRNDLQDLIIVEQFPKLEGRQMIMMIAPGKKKPASSKPAAEVAPAPVSAS; from the coding sequence ATGGCACCGGAGGTTCGTCTTTCCGGCCCAGAAAATGAGCCCTTAGGCATCGTCAGCCTGATGGAAGCTTTGCGTTTGGCCGGTGAATACGACGTGGACCTGGTTGAAATTGTTGCCACGGCGAACCCGCCGGTCTGTCGCTTGATGGACTACGGCAAGTTCAAGTACCAGGAACAAAAGAAAGCGGCCGACGCGAAGTCCAAGCAGACGGTGATCGAGATCAAGGAAATCAAATTCCGTCCCGGTACCGACGATGGCGACTACAACATCAAGATGCGCAATATCAAGCGTTTCCTGGCCGACGGCGACAAGTGCAAGATCACTTTGCGTTTTCGGGGGCGAGAAATCACCCACCAGGAAATCGGCATGGCCTTGCTGCAACGCATCCGCAACGACTTGCAAGACCTGATCATCGTGGAGCAGTTTCCCAAGTTGGAAGGCCGCCAGATGATCATGATGATCGCACCCGGCAAGAAAAAGCCAGCGTCCAGCAAGCCCGCAGCAGAAGTCGCACCGGCGCCTGTTTCGGCATCGTAA
- a CDS encoding efflux transporter outer membrane subunit, whose product MPLKSLTAAPRLALAAVALASLAACANFSGITPQAQMQAQPQPASMAGASDVAPVDAAWWLGFADPQLDRLVAQALDGSPSLKLAQARLRRAQAATDGARSATLPQVGAEAQGMRQLYTAKGLYPAPLAGQIYNNGTVQLTASWELDFFGKNRAALDAALGQTQAAQADAQAARVLLVSQVARSYFQLLRLNGQLELAHRTLAQRNELLSLVRDRVNAGLDTRLELNQSQGSLPEARQQIEALNEQIALARNGLSALVGQSNAADTLVLPALAAIKTAANAQAIPADLLGRRADIAAARWRVEAASADARSAKAQFYPNVSLNGFAGFSSIGLGNLLHAGSEQWGIGPAIHLPIFDAGRLRAGLTAKTADLDAAVESYNAALIDAVRDVADQLASQQSIARQQTEQRAAQQAAEAAYEIAVQRYSAGLGNYLNVLSSETAVLAQRRLQVDLAARALDTQVALVRSLGGGYSASATETIASTAH is encoded by the coding sequence ATGCCTCTTAAGTCTCTTACTGCCGCGCCGCGCCTGGCTCTGGCCGCCGTCGCCCTGGCCAGCCTGGCGGCCTGCGCCAACTTCTCGGGTATCACGCCCCAGGCCCAGATGCAGGCCCAGCCACAGCCCGCCAGCATGGCCGGTGCGTCCGACGTAGCCCCGGTCGATGCCGCCTGGTGGCTGGGTTTTGCCGACCCGCAGCTCGACCGCCTGGTGGCCCAGGCCCTGGACGGCAGCCCCAGCCTGAAGCTGGCCCAGGCCCGCCTGCGCCGCGCCCAGGCCGCCACCGACGGTGCCCGTTCCGCCACGCTGCCCCAGGTGGGCGCCGAGGCGCAGGGCATGCGCCAGCTCTACACCGCCAAGGGTTTGTACCCCGCACCGCTGGCGGGTCAGATCTACAACAACGGTACGGTCCAGCTCACCGCCAGCTGGGAACTTGACTTCTTCGGCAAAAACCGCGCTGCCCTCGATGCCGCCCTGGGCCAGACCCAAGCTGCCCAGGCCGATGCGCAGGCCGCCCGCGTGCTGCTGGTTAGCCAGGTGGCACGCAGCTATTTCCAGCTGCTGCGCCTGAACGGCCAGCTGGAGCTGGCCCACCGCACCCTGGCCCAGCGCAACGAGCTGCTGTCGCTGGTACGCGACCGCGTCAACGCCGGGCTGGACACCCGCCTGGAACTGAACCAAAGCCAGGGTAGCCTGCCCGAAGCCCGCCAGCAGATCGAAGCCCTGAACGAGCAGATCGCCCTGGCGCGCAACGGCCTGTCGGCTTTGGTTGGGCAGTCAAATGCGGCGGATACGCTGGTTTTACCGGCGCTGGCAGCTATTAAAACTGCAGCAAACGCGCAGGCCATTCCCGCCGACCTGCTGGGCCGCCGTGCCGACATCGCCGCCGCCCGCTGGCGCGTGGAGGCTGCCAGTGCCGATGCCCGCAGCGCCAAGGCCCAGTTCTACCCCAACGTCAGCCTGAACGGCTTTGCCGGTTTCTCCAGCATCGGCCTGGGCAACCTGCTGCATGCGGGCAGCGAGCAGTGGGGCATTGGCCCGGCCATCCACCTGCCGATCTTTGATGCGGGCCGTTTGCGCGCGGGGCTCACTGCCAAGACCGCCGACCTGGATGCCGCGGTAGAGAGCTACAACGCCGCGCTGATCGACGCGGTGCGCGACGTGGCCGACCAGCTGGCCTCGCAGCAGTCCATCGCCCGCCAGCAAACCGAGCAGCGCGCCGCCCAGCAAGCCGCCGAAGCCGCCTACGAGATTGCGGTGCAGCGCTACAGCGCCGGGCTGGGCAACTACCTCAATGTGCTGAGCTCCGAGACCGCCGTGCTGGCCCAGCGCCGCCTGCAGGTCGACCTGGCCGCCCGCGCGCTCGACACCCAAGTGGCGCTGGTGCGCTCGCTGGGTGGTGGCTACAGCGCCTCTGCTACCGAAACCATAGCTTCTACCGCCCATTGA
- a CDS encoding efflux RND transporter periplasmic adaptor subunit produces MSDATNNAPAAAPTASTATNPQRKKSLITIAAVVVLAGLGWIAYDAVIASHFEDTDNAYVQGNVIQITPQVGGTVMAILADDTDFVKAGQPLVKLDPADSKLALDQAEANLAQAVRQVRTLYANNGTLTAQIALRTADVTRTQTDIARAQSEVARAQDDLRRRQALTGNGAVSKEELSHAQTQLANAQSGLSTVQASVAAAQAGVAAAKEQLSSNQAMTDGTSIDQHPSVLAAAAKVREAYLASQRAAILAPVDGYVAKRTVQLGQRIAAGAPLMSIIPLSQVWVDANYKEVQLRNIRIGQSVKLTADLYGKKMEYTGTVAGLGVGTGAAFALLPAQNATGNWIKVVQRVPVRIALDPAQLVSHPLRVGLSMNATIDITKQDGQMLAEAPRTAALSTMQVGATPESGADADVQRVITANLGSKAAAASHAPLKLAAAPAAQVQ; encoded by the coding sequence ATGTCTGATGCCACAAACAACGCCCCCGCTGCCGCCCCCACCGCGTCCACCGCCACCAACCCCCAGCGCAAGAAATCCCTGATCACCATCGCCGCCGTGGTGGTGCTGGCCGGGCTGGGCTGGATTGCCTACGACGCCGTCATCGCCAGCCACTTTGAAGACACCGACAACGCCTACGTGCAGGGCAATGTGATCCAGATCACCCCGCAGGTGGGCGGCACGGTGATGGCCATCCTGGCCGACGACACCGACTTCGTGAAGGCTGGCCAGCCGCTGGTCAAGCTCGACCCGGCCGACTCCAAGCTGGCCCTGGACCAGGCCGAGGCCAACCTGGCCCAGGCCGTGCGCCAGGTGCGCACCCTGTACGCCAATAACGGCACGCTGACCGCCCAGATCGCCCTGCGCACGGCAGACGTCACCCGCACCCAGACCGACATCGCCCGCGCCCAGAGCGAAGTCGCCCGTGCCCAGGATGATTTGCGCCGTCGCCAGGCCCTGACCGGCAACGGCGCGGTCTCCAAGGAAGAACTCAGCCACGCCCAGACCCAACTGGCCAACGCCCAGAGCGGCCTGTCGACCGTGCAGGCCAGCGTGGCCGCCGCCCAGGCCGGTGTGGCCGCTGCCAAAGAGCAGCTCAGCAGCAACCAGGCCATGACCGATGGCACCAGCATCGACCAGCACCCCAGCGTGCTGGCGGCTGCCGCCAAGGTCCGCGAGGCCTACCTGGCCAGCCAGCGCGCCGCCATCCTGGCGCCGGTGGACGGCTACGTGGCCAAGCGCACCGTGCAGCTCGGCCAGCGCATCGCGGCGGGCGCGCCCTTGATGTCCATCATCCCGCTGAGCCAGGTGTGGGTGGATGCCAACTACAAGGAAGTGCAGCTGCGCAACATCCGCATCGGCCAAAGCGTCAAGCTCACTGCCGACCTGTACGGCAAGAAGATGGAATACACCGGCACCGTGGCCGGGCTGGGCGTGGGCACGGGCGCGGCCTTTGCGCTGCTGCCTGCGCAAAACGCCACCGGCAACTGGATCAAGGTGGTGCAGCGCGTGCCGGTGCGCATCGCCCTGGACCCGGCGCAGCTGGTCAGCCATCCGCTGCGCGTGGGCCTGTCAATGAACGCCACGATCGACATCACCAAGCAAGACGGCCAGATGCTGGCCGAGGCCCCGCGCACCGCCGCCCTGTCCACCATGCAGGTGGGGGCCACGCCCGAGAGCGGTGCCGATGCCGACGTGCAGCGCGTCATCACCGCCAACCTCGGTAGCAAGGCCGCGGCCGCCAGCCATGCGCCGCTCAAGCTGGCCGCCGCCCCTGCCGCACAGGTGCAATAA
- a CDS encoding DHA2 family efflux MFS transporter permease subunit, giving the protein MANAFTYTPPPPLEGSARMWGTIALSTATFMNVLDSSIANVSLSAIAGDLGVSPNQGTWVITSFAVANAISVPLTGWLSQRFGQVRLFTISILLFVLASWMCGLAPNMATLIAFRILQGFVAGPMIPLSQALLLSSYPKALAGTAMAMWAMTTLIAPVVGPLLGGWITDNISWPWIFYINIPVGFLAAAATWNLYRKRETPTKQLPIDSVGLALLVVWVGALQIMLDKGKELDWFNSTEVQILAAVALVGFMFFVAWELTDKHPVTDLRLFARRNFWAGTLATSVGYGLFFGNVVLLPLWLQQYMGYTATQAGFVLAPVGLLAIILSPIVGKNIAKFDPRLFATMAFIVFGIVLWMRSRFNVQADEATLMVPTIVQGIAMACFFIPLSILTLSGLTPDRIPAASGLTNFVRITAGAMGTSIVTTVWESRTALHHAQLTEYINVGRQTATGALNGLASAGMEPQQALETVNRLIGQQAATLAANDVFFASSIMFLLLIPLVWITQRPAAMGKAAAEAAAGAH; this is encoded by the coding sequence ATGGCGAACGCATTTACCTACACGCCACCGCCTCCGCTGGAGGGCTCGGCCCGCATGTGGGGCACCATCGCCTTGTCCACCGCCACGTTCATGAACGTGCTGGACTCGTCGATTGCCAACGTGTCCCTGTCGGCCATCGCCGGGGATCTGGGCGTCAGCCCCAACCAGGGCACCTGGGTCATCACCAGCTTTGCCGTGGCCAACGCCATCTCGGTGCCGCTCACCGGCTGGCTGTCGCAGCGCTTCGGCCAGGTGCGGCTGTTCACCATCAGCATCCTGCTATTCGTGCTGGCCTCGTGGATGTGCGGGCTGGCGCCCAACATGGCCACGTTGATCGCCTTCCGCATCCTGCAGGGCTTTGTGGCCGGGCCGATGATTCCGCTGTCGCAGGCGCTGCTGCTGTCCAGCTACCCGAAGGCGCTGGCGGGCACGGCCATGGCCATGTGGGCCATGACCACGCTGATTGCGCCGGTAGTAGGGCCGCTGCTGGGCGGCTGGATCACCGACAACATCTCCTGGCCGTGGATTTTCTACATCAACATCCCGGTGGGCTTTCTGGCCGCTGCCGCCACCTGGAACCTGTACCGCAAACGCGAAACCCCGACCAAGCAACTGCCCATCGACAGCGTGGGCCTGGCCCTGCTGGTGGTCTGGGTGGGGGCGCTGCAGATCATGCTGGACAAGGGCAAGGAACTGGACTGGTTCAACTCTACCGAGGTGCAGATTCTGGCCGCGGTGGCGCTGGTGGGCTTCATGTTCTTCGTGGCCTGGGAGCTGACCGACAAACACCCGGTGACCGACCTGCGCCTGTTCGCCCGGCGCAACTTCTGGGCGGGCACGCTGGCCACCTCGGTGGGCTACGGCCTGTTCTTTGGCAATGTGGTGCTGCTGCCCCTGTGGTTGCAGCAGTACATGGGCTACACCGCCACGCAGGCCGGCTTTGTGCTGGCCCCGGTGGGGCTGCTGGCCATCATCCTGTCGCCCATCGTGGGCAAGAACATCGCCAAGTTCGACCCGCGCCTGTTTGCCACCATGGCCTTCATCGTGTTCGGCATCGTGCTGTGGATGCGCTCGCGCTTCAACGTGCAGGCCGACGAGGCCACACTGATGGTGCCCACCATCGTCCAGGGCATTGCCATGGCGTGTTTCTTTATTCCGCTGAGCATCCTGACGCTGTCCGGCCTTACCCCAGACCGCATTCCGGCGGCTTCGGGCCTAACCAACTTCGTGCGGATCACCGCCGGGGCCATGGGCACGTCCATCGTCACCACGGTGTGGGAAAGCCGCACCGCCTTGCACCACGCCCAGTTGACCGAGTACATCAACGTGGGGCGGCAAACCGCCACCGGCGCGTTGAATGGCCTGGCCAGCGCGGGCATGGAGCCGCAGCAGGCGCTGGAGACGGTGAACCGCCTGATCGGCCAGCAAGCGGCCACGTTGGCGGCCAACGACGTGTTCTTTGCCTCGTCCATCATGTTCCTGCTGTTGATTCCGCTGGTGTGGATCACCCAGCGCCCGGCCGCCATGGGCAAGGCGGCGGCAGAGGCCGCAGCGGGCGCGCATTGA
- a CDS encoding MarR family winged helix-turn-helix transcriptional regulator, protein MTTRPTPTPEPAPVFYAADNYVAGGTGVGHLLARVFNMLAQELERQFEPSGLTNAQWKPLFKLSTGEVSTVAELARVCTLDAGGMTRMLDRLEAKGLCQRVRSSEDRRVVNLEITEAGRDAAKVIPEVLSRVQNAYLAGFSVEEWEALKSYLRRMLDNANDFQQAQQAQQTTTSAAGENHAS, encoded by the coding sequence ATGACTACACGCCCCACCCCCACGCCGGAGCCTGCGCCGGTGTTCTACGCCGCAGACAACTATGTTGCTGGCGGCACCGGCGTCGGCCACCTGCTGGCGCGCGTCTTCAACATGCTGGCCCAGGAGCTGGAGCGCCAGTTCGAGCCCAGCGGCCTGACCAATGCGCAGTGGAAACCGCTGTTCAAGCTGTCCACCGGCGAGGTCTCCACCGTGGCCGAGCTGGCCCGTGTGTGCACCCTGGATGCCGGTGGCATGACCCGCATGCTTGACCGACTGGAGGCCAAGGGCCTGTGCCAGCGTGTGCGCTCCAGCGAAGACCGCCGGGTGGTCAATCTGGAGATCACCGAAGCCGGGCGCGATGCCGCCAAGGTCATCCCCGAGGTGCTCAGCCGGGTGCAAAACGCCTACCTCGCGGGCTTTTCGGTCGAGGAGTGGGAGGCCCTGAAAAGTTACCTGCGCCGCATGCTCGACAACGCCAACGATTTCCAACAGGCCCAACAAGCCCAACAAACAACAACATCCGCAGCCGGAGAAAACCATGCCTCTTAA
- the rplT gene encoding 50S ribosomal protein L20 translates to MPRVKRGVTARARHKKVLALAKGFRGRRGNVYRVAKEAVMKAGQYAYRDRRTRKRVFRQLWIARINAAARECGLTYSQFANGLKKAAIEIDRKVLSDIAVHDKAAFASIVEQVKARLAA, encoded by the coding sequence ATGCCTCGCGTCAAACGTGGTGTAACGGCTCGCGCCCGCCACAAAAAAGTTCTCGCCCTTGCAAAAGGTTTCCGCGGTCGCCGCGGTAATGTTTACCGCGTCGCAAAAGAAGCGGTAATGAAGGCTGGGCAATATGCCTACCGTGACCGTCGGACCCGCAAGCGAGTGTTCCGTCAGCTGTGGATTGCCCGTATCAACGCCGCTGCGCGTGAATGCGGTCTGACCTACAGCCAGTTCGCCAATGGCCTGAAGAAGGCAGCCATCGAGATCGACCGCAAAGTGCTGTCCGATATCGCTGTGCACGACAAGGCGGCTTTTGCCAGCATCGTGGAGCAAGTCAAGGCCCGTCTGGCTGCTTGA
- the thrS gene encoding threonine--tRNA ligase produces MIHITLPDGSVREFPGPVTVAEVAASIGTGLAKAALAGKVNGTVVDTSYQITQDSPLAIITAKDADGLDVIRHSTAHLLAYAVKDLFPDAQVTIGPVIENGFFYDFSYKRPFTPDDLVAIEKKMVALAAKDEPVTRRVLPRDEAVAYFKSLGEHYKAEIIASIPADQDVSLYREGAFEDLCRGPHVPSTGKLKFFKLMKLAGAYWRGDHNNEMLQRVYGTAWASKDDLQNYLTQLEEAEKRDHRKLGRELDLFHIDDHAPGLVFWHPKGWTVWQGVEQYMRRVYQDNGYQEVKGPQVIDKALWEKTGHWDKYRENMFTTESEKREYALKPMNCPGHILIFKQGIKSYRDLPLRYGEFGQCHRNEPSGGLHGIMRVRGFTQDDGHIFCTEDQILQECVNYTALLQKVYADFGFHNIIYKVATRPEKRIGSDESWDKAEHALMECLRASGVEFEVSPGDGAFYGPKIEYTLKDAIGRQWQCGTMQVDFFMTERLDAEYVGEDGGRHRPVMLHRAIVGSLERFIGILIEQHAGALPTWLAPAQVSILNISESQDDYCREIAKTLQDQGLRVQLDLRNEKITRKIREHSMQKLPYILVVGDKEKEAGSVAVRARGNIDLGVMSLQDFQSKIASDIALKL; encoded by the coding sequence ATGATCCACATCACGCTCCCCGATGGCTCCGTCCGCGAATTCCCTGGTCCTGTCACGGTTGCCGAAGTAGCCGCTTCCATCGGCACCGGCCTGGCCAAGGCCGCGCTGGCCGGCAAGGTGAACGGCACGGTGGTGGACACCAGCTACCAGATCACGCAAGACAGCCCGCTGGCCATCATCACCGCCAAGGATGCCGACGGCCTGGACGTGATCCGCCATTCCACCGCCCACTTGCTGGCCTACGCTGTCAAGGACCTGTTCCCCGACGCGCAGGTCACCATCGGCCCGGTGATCGAAAACGGTTTCTTCTACGACTTTTCGTACAAGCGCCCATTCACGCCCGACGATCTGGTGGCGATCGAAAAGAAGATGGTTGCCCTGGCCGCCAAGGACGAGCCCGTCACCCGCCGCGTGCTGCCACGCGACGAGGCCGTGGCGTACTTCAAAAGCCTGGGTGAGCACTACAAGGCCGAAATCATCGCCAGCATCCCGGCCGACCAGGATGTGTCGCTGTACCGCGAGGGCGCTTTCGAAGACCTGTGCCGTGGCCCCCACGTGCCCAGCACCGGCAAGCTCAAGTTCTTCAAGCTGATGAAGCTGGCCGGTGCCTACTGGCGCGGCGACCACAACAATGAAATGCTGCAGCGCGTCTACGGCACGGCCTGGGCCAGCAAAGACGACCTGCAAAACTACCTGACGCAGCTCGAAGAAGCCGAAAAGCGCGACCACCGCAAGCTGGGCCGCGAGCTGGACCTGTTCCACATCGACGACCACGCCCCCGGCCTGGTGTTCTGGCACCCCAAGGGCTGGACCGTCTGGCAGGGCGTGGAGCAGTACATGCGCCGTGTGTACCAGGACAACGGCTACCAGGAAGTCAAGGGCCCGCAGGTCATCGACAAGGCCCTGTGGGAAAAAACCGGCCACTGGGACAAGTACCGCGAAAACATGTTCACCACCGAGTCGGAAAAGCGCGAATACGCGCTCAAGCCGATGAACTGCCCCGGCCACATCCTGATCTTCAAGCAGGGTATCAAGAGCTACCGCGACCTGCCATTGCGTTACGGCGAATTCGGCCAGTGCCACCGTAACGAGCCTTCGGGCGGCCTGCACGGCATCATGCGCGTACGCGGCTTCACGCAGGACGATGGACACATCTTCTGCACCGAAGACCAGATCCTGCAGGAGTGCGTGAACTACACCGCGCTGCTGCAAAAGGTCTATGCCGACTTCGGCTTTCACAACATCATCTACAAGGTGGCCACGCGCCCCGAAAAGCGCATCGGCTCGGACGAGAGCTGGGACAAGGCCGAGCACGCGCTGATGGAGTGCCTGCGCGCCTCCGGCGTCGAGTTTGAGGTGTCCCCCGGCGACGGTGCCTTCTACGGCCCCAAGATCGAATACACCCTGAAAGACGCGATCGGCCGCCAGTGGCAGTGCGGCACCATGCAGGTCGATTTCTTCATGACCGAGCGCCTGGATGCCGAGTACGTGGGCGAAGACGGCGGCCGGCACCGCCCGGTGATGCTGCACCGCGCCATTGTTGGTAGCCTGGAGCGTTTCATCGGCATTTTGATCGAGCAACATGCGGGCGCACTGCCCACCTGGCTGGCTCCGGCACAGGTCTCCATCCTTAATATTTCCGAGTCGCAAGACGATTACTGTCGTGAAATTGCCAAAACGCTGCAGGATCAAGGGCTTAGGGTTCAGCTGGATTTACGCAACGAAAAAATTACGCGTAAAATACGCGAGCATTCGATGCAAAAGCTTCCCTACATCCTGGTCGTAGGCGACAAGGAAAAAGAAGCTGGGTCCGTCGCAGTGCGCGCCCGGGGCAATATTGACCTCGGTGTGATGTCGCTACAGGACTTCCAGTCCAAAATTGCCAGCGACATCGCTCTAAAACTGTAG
- the rpmI gene encoding 50S ribosomal protein L35, protein MPKMKTKSAAKKRFRVRPGGTVKRGHAFKRHILTKKTTKNKRQLRGTTAVHETNMGHMAQMLPGRGI, encoded by the coding sequence ATGCCCAAAATGAAGACCAAGAGCGCGGCGAAAAAACGCTTTCGCGTTCGTCCAGGTGGTACCGTTAAACGCGGCCACGCCTTCAAACGTCACATCTTGACCAAGAAGACCACCAAAAATAAACGCCAGTTGCGCGGTACTACTGCAGTGCATGAGACCAATATGGGTCACATGGCGCAGATGCTGCCCGGCCGTGGTATTTAA
- a CDS encoding ABC transporter transmembrane domain-containing protein translates to MATSALPSAPSSTPSTTAGAKGSPRSLSGLLPFLRPYRFRIGLAIVFLVLAAAATLAFPLALRALIDQGLVRTGADGSVDRGAQLLALRGHFFELFAVAAALGLFSAARFYTVSWLGERVTADIRNAVYAHVLRQSPQFFETTQTGEVLSRLTVDTTLVQTVVGSSLSMGLRNAVMGLGALGVLVWTNPVVMTQVFGILVLIVLPSAWFGRRVRKLSRASQDRVADSSAIAAEVLNAIPVVQSYTAEARESTRFAASTAAAFQTAVGRSKARSVLVAFIIIATSAALLWGLYQGTQAVLQGSITAGHLGQTVVYVIILASATAVLGEVYGDVLRAAGASERLMELLATESPIKSAQNPAPALITSAGSAIVFENINFNYPSRPLQPALADFSLSVAPGETVALVGASGAGKSTVFQLLLRFYDPQSGNIRLDGVATRDLALVDLRQHIGIVPQDAVMFSTSAMENIRYGRPDATDAEVMAAAESAFAHAFITALPEGYNTFLGERGVRLSGGQRQRVAIARAMLKNAPLLLLDEATSALDAESERMVQAALESAMRGRTTLVIAHRLATVQQADRIVVLDHGRIVEQGTHAALVAQDGVYARLAALQFTA, encoded by the coding sequence ATGGCCACCTCTGCACTCCCCTCCGCCCCCTCTTCCACCCCGTCCACCACTGCCGGGGCCAAGGGGTCGCCGCGTTCGCTGTCGGGCCTGCTGCCGTTCCTGCGGCCCTACCGCTTTCGCATCGGGCTGGCCATCGTGTTCCTGGTGCTGGCGGCCGCCGCCACGCTGGCGTTTCCGCTGGCGCTGCGGGCGTTGATCGACCAGGGACTGGTGCGCACCGGGGCCGACGGCAGCGTGGACCGGGGGGCGCAACTGTTGGCCCTGCGCGGCCATTTCTTCGAGCTGTTTGCCGTGGCCGCCGCGCTGGGCCTGTTCTCGGCGGCGCGCTTCTACACCGTGAGCTGGCTGGGCGAGCGGGTCACCGCCGACATCCGCAACGCGGTGTACGCCCACGTGCTGCGCCAGAGCCCGCAGTTTTTTGAAACCACCCAGACCGGCGAGGTGCTGTCGCGCCTGACGGTGGACACCACCCTGGTGCAAACCGTGGTGGGCTCGTCACTGAGCATGGGCCTGCGCAATGCGGTAATGGGCCTGGGCGCACTGGGCGTGCTGGTGTGGACCAACCCGGTGGTGATGACGCAGGTGTTTGGCATTCTGGTGCTGATCGTGCTGCCCAGCGCCTGGTTTGGGCGGCGGGTGCGCAAGCTGTCGCGCGCCAGCCAGGACCGGGTGGCCGACAGCAGCGCCATTGCCGCCGAAGTGCTCAACGCCATTCCGGTGGTGCAGAGCTACACCGCCGAAGCGCGCGAATCGACCCGCTTTGCCGCCTCCACCGCCGCCGCCTTCCAGACCGCCGTGGGGCGTAGCAAGGCGCGTTCGGTGCTGGTGGCCTTCATCATCATTGCCACCTCGGCCGCCCTGCTGTGGGGCCTGTACCAGGGCACGCAGGCCGTTTTGCAGGGCAGTATCACCGCCGGGCACCTGGGGCAGACGGTGGTGTACGTGATCATTCTGGCCAGCGCCACCGCGGTGCTGGGCGAGGTGTACGGCGACGTGCTGCGCGCCGCCGGGGCGAGCGAGCGGCTGATGGAGTTGCTGGCCACCGAGTCGCCCATCAAATCGGCACAAAATCCGGCTCCCGCGCTTATTACATCGGCGGGGAGTGCTATTGTTTTTGAGAACATCAACTTCAACTACCCGTCGCGCCCGCTGCAGCCCGCCCTGGCCGATTTCAGCCTGAGCGTGGCCCCGGGCGAAACCGTGGCTCTGGTGGGGGCCAGCGGCGCGGGCAAGAGCACGGTGTTCCAGCTGCTGCTGCGCTTTTACGACCCGCAAAGCGGCAACATCCGGCTCGACGGCGTGGCCACCCGCGACCTGGCACTCGTTGATTTGCGCCAGCACATCGGCATCGTGCCGCAGGACGCGGTGATGTTCTCCACCAGCGCGATGGAAAACATCCGCTATGGCCGCCCCGACGCCACCGATGCCGAGGTGATGGCCGCGGCCGAGTCGGCCTTTGCCCACGCCTTCATCACCGCCCTGCCCGAGGGCTACAACACCTTTCTGGGCGAGCGCGGCGTGCGCCTGAGCGGCGGCCAGCGCCAGCGCGTGGCGATTGCCCGCGCCATGCTGAAAAACGCCCCGCTGCTGCTGCTGGACGAAGCCACCAGCGCGCTGGACGCAGAAAGCGAACGCATGGTGCAGGCGGCCCTGGAATCGGCCATGCGGGGCCGCACCACCCTGGTGATTGCCCACCGCCTGGCCACTGTGCAGCAGGCCGACCGCATCGTGGTGCTGGACCATGGCCGCATCGTCGAACAGGGCACGCACGCGGCGCTGGTGGCGCAGGACGGGGTGTACGCTCGGCTGGCGGCGCTGCAGTTCACGGCATAG